A genomic region of Pyrus communis chromosome 14, drPyrComm1.1, whole genome shotgun sequence contains the following coding sequences:
- the LOC137715488 gene encoding small ribosomal subunit protein uS10c-like gives MAVSSMSSILIPSLPLSNSSAFPTSKPKLSSFALPSANNALKLRASRPSQSSTRVYAAPEVLESQETLIPPPETLEVGSSETPSTSSLSIGGDGDKASPKQKIRIKLRSYFVPLIEDSCKQIMDAARNTNAKTMGPVPLPTKKRIYCVLKSPHVHKDARFHFEIRTHQRLIDILYPTAQTIDSLMQLDLPAGVDVEVKL, from the exons ATGGCAGTTTCTTCCATGTCTTCAATCCTAATTCCTTCACTTCCTCTCTCCAATTCTTCTGCATTTCCGACTTCCAAGCCAAAGCTTTCTTCTTTCGCTTTGCCCTCGGCCAACAATGCCTTAAAGCTCAGAGCTTCCAGACCCTCACAGTCATCCACTAGGGTTTATGCCGCTCCTGAAGTCTTGGAGTCCCAGGAAACCCTAATCCCACCTCCAGAAACCCTCGAG GTTGGAAGTTCTGAGACCCCGAGTACTTCATCACTCAGTATTGGTGGAGATGGAGATAAG GCCTCACCGAAGCAGAAAATCAGGATTAAACTGAGGTCTTACTTTGTGCCATTGATAGAAGATTCCTGCAAGCAGATAATGGATGCTGCTAGGAACACAAATGCAAAAACAATGGGTCCTGTACCCTTGCCAACTAAAAAGCGAATCTACTGTGTTCTCAAATCTCCCCATGTCCACAAGGATGCAAGGTTCCATTTTGAGATTCGTACCCACCAACGCCTCATTGATATTCTATACCCAACTGCACAAACAATAGATTCCTTAATGCAACTTGACCTTCCTGCTGGAGTTGATGTGGAGGTCAAACTGTGA